In a genomic window of Myxococcales bacterium:
- a CDS encoding SMI1/KNR4 family protein, with product MTFDRTLPPTLAALAALPFDYADGDGIDFEPYDQFLSAEDTGAWIRAWTGNDDLDGAAYRVFGQDGSGGYAALWLTRAAQPLEAQPVVMFGSEGELGVVAGSVRDFVWLLAAGVGPYEATSYGAEAARAAQPALAAFAATLGDPRDPAAIIADARAEFPTFEDDLRALCR from the coding sequence ATGACCTTCGATCGCACGCTGCCGCCCACGCTGGCCGCGCTCGCCGCGCTGCCGTTCGACTACGCCGACGGCGACGGGATCGACTTCGAGCCGTACGACCAGTTCCTGTCAGCCGAGGACACGGGCGCGTGGATCCGCGCGTGGACCGGCAACGACGACCTCGACGGCGCCGCGTATCGGGTGTTCGGCCAGGACGGCAGCGGCGGCTACGCGGCGCTGTGGCTGACGCGCGCCGCGCAGCCGCTCGAGGCCCAGCCGGTCGTGATGTTCGGCTCCGAGGGCGAGCTCGGCGTGGTCGCGGGCTCGGTCCGCGACTTCGTCTGGCTGCTCGCCGCCGGCGTCGGTCCCTACGAGGCGACCAGCTACGGCGCCGAGGCCGCGCGCGCGGCCCAGCCGGCCCTGGCGGCGTTCGCGGCGACGCTCGGCGATCCGCGCGATCCGGCCGCGATCATCGCCGACGCCCGGGCCGAGTTCCCGACCTTCGAGGACGACCTGCGCGCGCTGTGTCGGTGA
- a CDS encoding RebB family R body protein yields MADIVNPQITDAVTQTNVKILGDAPAMAMGLLYQATAQALANAAHNATVMQQQANTILQATTTQGVALLYGLDTSATAAGIARILALK; encoded by the coding sequence ATGGCCGACATCGTCAATCCCCAGATCACCGACGCGGTCACCCAGACGAACGTCAAGATCCTGGGCGACGCGCCCGCGATGGCGATGGGGCTCCTCTACCAGGCGACCGCGCAAGCGCTCGCCAACGCCGCGCACAACGCCACGGTGATGCAGCAGCAGGCCAACACGATCTTGCAGGCGACGACGACCCAGGGCGTCGCGCTGCTCTACGGGCTCGACACCAGCGCCACCGCCGCGGGGATCGCCCGGATCCTCGCGCTCAAGTAA
- a CDS encoding thiol-activated cytolysin family protein yields the protein MIDSLDQANAIDDYIRTLPYLPADPPGVVEGDTTSPAREGDYQCVRQNLTETRQFDRIVAYAANSDSLWPGAIVAGESVYSGLFAQIGFERKPLTISIGLENLNGTKSAVLESPSLSSYRDALTTILDSELDGATPANIYSEIEEVHSDEQLALALGAEVSWLGSAGRVSASFDWSSQQTRSRYLVKYTQAYYTVDLDAPPRPSAFFADSVQLGDVEDRLSEDNPPLYVASITYGRMVVFTFESEYSGEEMEAALDFAYSGGVDVSGDVSVTYKDIISKSKITAFILGGSGGEAARTIDSYEALIDFVKAGGNYSKDSPGAPIAYKLNYLRDNSPGRISLTTDYEVKNCERVSQKVKVTLKSIRVESDGGDAGNDLELYGRISATGESTAMLFDKGTSNYVTIGEGQTWPQGTFVSEAILNVKPQGGNAISFDLDLWDYDPIGANDSMGRETVRAAFEAGWRRDVTAILTGDSARVVVTFGLQPI from the coding sequence GTGATCGACTCGCTCGATCAAGCCAACGCGATCGACGACTACATCCGGACCCTGCCGTACCTCCCGGCCGACCCGCCGGGCGTGGTCGAGGGGGACACCACCAGCCCCGCCCGCGAGGGCGACTACCAGTGCGTGCGCCAGAACCTGACCGAGACCCGGCAGTTCGATCGCATCGTCGCGTACGCCGCCAACTCGGACTCGCTGTGGCCGGGGGCGATCGTCGCCGGCGAGTCGGTCTACTCGGGCCTGTTCGCGCAGATCGGGTTCGAGCGCAAGCCGCTGACCATCTCGATCGGGCTCGAGAACCTGAACGGCACCAAGAGCGCGGTGCTCGAGTCGCCCAGCCTGTCGAGCTACCGCGACGCGCTGACGACGATCCTCGACAGCGAGCTCGACGGCGCGACCCCCGCGAACATCTACTCCGAGATCGAGGAGGTCCACTCGGACGAGCAGCTGGCCCTGGCGCTGGGCGCCGAGGTGTCGTGGCTGGGCTCGGCCGGGCGGGTCAGCGCGTCGTTCGACTGGAGCTCGCAGCAGACCCGGAGCCGCTACCTGGTCAAGTACACCCAGGCCTACTACACGGTCGATCTCGACGCGCCGCCGCGGCCCAGCGCGTTCTTCGCCGACTCGGTCCAGCTCGGCGACGTCGAGGACCGCCTGAGCGAGGACAACCCGCCGCTCTACGTCGCGAGCATCACCTACGGGCGCATGGTCGTCTTCACGTTCGAGTCCGAGTACTCGGGCGAGGAGATGGAGGCCGCGCTCGACTTCGCGTACTCGGGCGGCGTCGACGTGTCGGGCGACGTCTCGGTCACGTACAAGGACATCATCTCGAAGTCAAAGATCACCGCGTTCATCCTGGGCGGCTCGGGCGGCGAGGCGGCGCGGACGATCGACAGCTACGAGGCGCTGATCGACTTCGTCAAGGCCGGCGGCAACTACTCCAAGGACTCGCCCGGCGCGCCGATCGCCTACAAGCTCAACTACCTGCGCGACAACTCGCCCGGGCGCATCTCGCTCACGACCGACTACGAGGTCAAGAACTGCGAGCGCGTCAGCCAGAAGGTCAAGGTCACGCTCAAGAGCATCCGCGTCGAGAGCGACGGCGGCGACGCCGGCAACGACCTCGAGCTCTACGGCCGCATCAGCGCCACCGGCGAGTCGACCGCGATGCTGTTCGACAAGGGCACCAGCAACTACGTGACGATCGGCGAGGGCCAGACCTGGCCCCAGGGCACGTTCGTGAGCGAGGCCATCCTCAACGTCAAGCCCCAGGGCGGCAACGCGATCTCGTTCGACCTCGACCTCTGGGACTACGATCCGATCGGCGCCAACGACTCGATGGGCCGCGAGACCGTGCGGGCCGCGTTCGAGGCCGGCTGGCGCCGCGACGTCACCGCGATCCTCACCGGCGACAGCGCCCGGGTCGTGGTCACGTTCGGGCTGCAGCCCATCTGA
- a CDS encoding biopolymer transporter ExbD has translation MGMSLGRQGSSRSDINVTPLIDVVLVLLIIFLVTMPVQLRVTPLEIPPPAPADAVVPAAPIVVRVAADLSVTIAQGERTRDVGPGALPAALRASLADAAGPPQVFVAFDDPVPWREAVAIMDTVRGLAADPDHNGVTVALATRPEGAGPGE, from the coding sequence ATGGGGATGTCACTCGGTCGTCAGGGTTCATCGCGCAGCGACATCAACGTCACGCCGCTGATCGACGTGGTGCTGGTGCTGCTGATCATCTTCCTGGTCACGATGCCGGTGCAGCTGCGGGTCACACCGCTGGAGATCCCGCCGCCAGCGCCGGCCGACGCGGTCGTGCCCGCGGCGCCGATCGTGGTGCGGGTCGCGGCCGATCTGTCGGTGACGATCGCCCAGGGCGAGCGCACCAGGGACGTCGGGCCCGGCGCGCTGCCGGCGGCGCTCCGGGCCAGCCTGGCCGACGCGGCCGGCCCGCCCCAGGTGTTCGTCGCGTTCGACGATCCGGTGCCGTGGCGGGAGGCGGTGGCGATCATGGACACGGTCCGCGGCCTGGCGGCGGATCCCGATCACAACGGCGTCACCGTGGCGCTCGCGACGCGGCCCGAGGGAGCCGGACCGGGCGAGTGA
- a CDS encoding RebB family R body protein, producing MADIVNPQITDAVTQANVKILGDAPGMAMGTLFQASAQALANAAHNATTAGQNANTVLQASTTQGVALLYGVDTAAESVGITEILSARNKSGYP from the coding sequence ATGGCTGACATCGTCAATCCGCAGATCACGGACGCCGTCACGCAGGCCAACGTCAAGATCCTGGGCGACGCGCCCGGCATGGCGATGGGGACCTTGTTCCAGGCCAGCGCTCAGGCGCTCGCCAACGCAGCCCACAACGCCACGACCGCCGGCCAGAACGCCAACACCGTGCTCCAGGCCTCGACCACCCAGGGCGTCGCGCTGCTCTACGGCGTCGACACCGCGGCCGAGTCGGTCGGCATCACCGAGATCCTCAGCGCGCGGAACAAGTCCGGCTACCCGTGA
- a CDS encoding RebB family R body protein, whose protein sequence is MADAVNPQITDAITQTVTATVGQSASVALGMFFQAEAQAFAQGMQNAVTSQHNINQIGEAITAVATAKIMALLSKP, encoded by the coding sequence ATGGCCGACGCTGTCAACCCCCAGATCACCGACGCGATCACCCAGACGGTGACCGCCACTGTCGGCCAGTCGGCCTCGGTCGCGCTCGGCATGTTCTTCCAGGCCGAGGCGCAGGCGTTCGCGCAGGGGATGCAGAACGCCGTGACCTCGCAGCACAACATCAACCAGATCGGCGAGGCCATCACCGCGGTCGCGACCGCGAAGATCATGGCGCTCCTGTCGAAGCCGTGA
- a CDS encoding HEAT repeat domain-containing protein, whose amino-acid sequence MGTATDARALRGALEAGTTAPDEALPAIVELARGAPTRGQRTHAYGLLGDLAGRAFGAPWEVAERAAFGLLELARVVDAPDERRALIVAMGRGFRNAWLLPYVHRRLSDADPDTVVAAASAAGGLGFAALEEAVAELLVDDAPAPLRLAAIAALGRMGSTGAAARLVPLVHGDPREAGAALTALTEIRSPLAIADAAALLAAELEPEVTIAAVRYLAELGSNEVLPVLRRLARDDDAELRTAASFASRAWKAEQQKDAGERFLVPLTERDRAVRAALARRLRTLPVTDVLEQADVLISDDAEGVVQVLAELREPEVTKYLLALVGTSALSEVVRARAALAIEANQPWEREALTALITDATQPEAVRVAAAQTMGAFADLAELFTRIGALATAPAPALRGAFLWALQLAARPVKLIGPQRKQTLDAVKALLADADPLVRRRAAYVAGNLALTELTAALIATARGDTDDDQRIAVFVALGELRAADAFADTLDLARKLDGAAGPRVLVAALRALSSIVATHASTPLDLGPLAGRAQSLLGHADALVREAAVRIAGLARGAVPPPAVAKLAGDPSARVRAEAFTALGRLGARDAEPLLIAAFQDADPAIHERAARALIDLGGRRALEEVLAYVAGDGDDAARGHVAAHLAIAPGEAPHFLPRLDAALAKLGPDDPAYEPILAAKLELLEARAGGAANPGDIDAAIVGAFPSFEHFIKLKGFDTLVKSVRTAEALYRSTGSLADADQSPPIVLWMKVLENYVHAWLGARLSTVQREPSALFDYVDRVGAAWGTYQRYVGERWKDQVELGTARVEVPARSLPNTLRDFQDHKRKRLDSPLSVTEWARLMVFFAVDHPSGIKNLFKLPAKGGDQVIRLAHRLHTLAAVRNLVTHRAAASGATLEAFRKSYYLSFEDLAQMA is encoded by the coding sequence ATGGGGACAGCCACTGATGCGCGCGCGCTCCGCGGCGCGCTCGAAGCCGGCACGACCGCGCCCGACGAGGCGCTGCCCGCGATCGTCGAGCTCGCGCGCGGCGCGCCGACCCGCGGTCAACGCACCCACGCCTACGGGCTGCTCGGCGATCTGGCCGGGCGCGCGTTCGGCGCGCCGTGGGAGGTGGCCGAGCGCGCCGCGTTCGGCCTGCTCGAGCTGGCCCGCGTGGTCGACGCGCCCGACGAGCGCCGCGCGCTGATCGTCGCGATGGGCCGCGGCTTCCGCAACGCCTGGCTCCTGCCGTACGTGCACCGGCGCCTGTCCGACGCCGATCCCGACACCGTCGTCGCCGCCGCCAGCGCCGCCGGCGGCCTCGGCTTCGCGGCGCTCGAGGAGGCGGTCGCCGAGCTCCTGGTCGACGACGCCCCGGCGCCGCTGCGGCTCGCCGCGATCGCCGCGCTCGGCCGCATGGGCTCGACCGGCGCCGCCGCGCGGCTGGTGCCCCTGGTCCACGGCGATCCGCGCGAGGCCGGCGCCGCGCTGACCGCGCTGACCGAGATCCGCTCGCCGCTGGCGATCGCCGACGCCGCCGCGCTCCTGGCCGCCGAGCTCGAGCCCGAGGTGACGATCGCCGCGGTCCGCTACCTGGCCGAGCTCGGGTCGAACGAGGTGCTGCCGGTGCTGCGCCGGCTGGCGCGCGACGACGACGCCGAGCTGCGCACCGCCGCCAGCTTCGCGTCGCGCGCGTGGAAGGCCGAGCAGCAGAAGGACGCCGGCGAGCGGTTCCTGGTGCCGCTGACCGAGCGCGATCGCGCGGTGCGCGCGGCCCTGGCCCGCCGGCTGCGCACGCTGCCGGTGACCGACGTGCTCGAGCAGGCCGACGTGCTGATCAGCGACGACGCCGAGGGCGTGGTCCAGGTGCTGGCCGAGCTGCGCGAGCCCGAGGTCACGAAGTACCTGCTGGCGCTGGTCGGCACGAGCGCGCTGTCCGAGGTCGTGCGCGCGCGCGCGGCCCTGGCGATCGAGGCCAACCAGCCGTGGGAGCGCGAGGCCCTGACCGCGCTCATCACCGACGCGACCCAGCCCGAGGCCGTGCGCGTGGCCGCGGCCCAGACGATGGGCGCGTTCGCCGACCTGGCCGAGCTGTTCACGCGCATCGGCGCGCTGGCGACCGCGCCGGCGCCGGCCCTGCGCGGCGCGTTCCTGTGGGCGCTGCAGCTCGCGGCCCGCCCGGTCAAGCTGATCGGGCCCCAGCGCAAGCAGACCCTCGACGCGGTCAAGGCGCTCCTGGCCGACGCCGATCCGCTGGTGCGGCGGCGCGCGGCGTACGTCGCCGGCAACCTGGCGCTGACCGAGCTGACCGCGGCGCTGATCGCGACCGCGCGCGGCGACACCGACGACGATCAGCGGATCGCGGTGTTCGTCGCGCTCGGCGAGCTGCGCGCCGCCGACGCCTTCGCCGACACCCTCGACCTGGCGCGCAAGCTCGACGGCGCCGCCGGGCCCCGGGTGCTCGTGGCGGCGCTGCGGGCGCTGTCGTCGATCGTCGCGACCCACGCGTCGACGCCGCTCGACCTCGGGCCGCTGGCCGGGCGCGCGCAGAGCCTGCTCGGCCACGCCGACGCGCTCGTGCGCGAGGCCGCCGTGAGGATCGCCGGCCTGGCCCGCGGCGCGGTGCCGCCGCCGGCGGTCGCCAAGCTCGCCGGCGATCCGTCGGCCCGGGTCCGGGCCGAGGCGTTCACCGCGCTCGGCCGGCTGGGCGCCCGCGACGCCGAGCCGCTGCTGATCGCCGCGTTCCAGGACGCCGACCCGGCCATCCACGAGCGCGCGGCCCGGGCGCTGATCGACCTCGGCGGCCGGCGCGCCCTCGAGGAGGTCCTCGCCTACGTCGCCGGCGACGGCGACGACGCCGCCCGCGGCCATGTCGCCGCGCACCTGGCGATCGCGCCGGGCGAGGCGCCGCACTTCTTGCCCCGGCTCGACGCCGCGCTCGCCAAGCTCGGCCCCGACGATCCGGCCTACGAGCCGATCCTGGCGGCCAAGCTCGAGCTGCTCGAGGCCCGCGCCGGCGGCGCCGCCAACCCCGGCGACATCGACGCGGCCATCGTCGGCGCGTTCCCGTCGTTCGAGCACTTCATCAAGCTCAAGGGCTTCGACACGCTGGTGAAGAGCGTGCGCACCGCCGAGGCGCTGTACCGCTCGACCGGCAGCCTGGCCGACGCCGATCAGTCGCCGCCGATCGTGCTGTGGATGAAGGTGCTCGAGAACTACGTCCACGCCTGGCTCGGCGCGCGGCTGTCGACCGTGCAGCGCGAGCCGAGCGCGCTGTTCGACTACGTCGATCGGGTCGGCGCGGCCTGGGGCACCTACCAGCGCTACGTCGGCGAGCGCTGGAAGGATCAGGTCGAGCTCGGCACCGCCCGGGTCGAGGTGCCGGCCCGCTCGCTGCCCAACACGCTGCGCGACTTCCAGGACCACAAGCGCAAGCGCCTCGACTCGCCGCTGTCGGTGACCGAGTGGGCGCGGCTGATGGTGTTCTTCGCCGTCGACCACCCGTCGGGCATCAAGAACCTGTTCAAGCTGCCGGCCAAGGGCGGCGATCAGGTCATCCGCCTGGCCCACCGCCTGCACACGCTGGCCGCGGTCCGCAACCTGGTCACCCACCGCGCCGCCGCGTCGGGGGCCACGCTCGAGGCGTTCCGCAAGAGCTACTACCTGTCGTTCGAGGATCTGGCGCAGATGGCGTGA
- a CDS encoding RebB family R body protein, with product MADIVNPQITDAVTQTNVKILGDAPGMAMGALYQATAQALANAAHNATTAQQNANTILQATTTQGVALLYGVDTASTSVGIAEILAAGKK from the coding sequence GTGGCCGACATCGTCAACCCCCAGATCACCGACGCCGTCACCCAGACCAACGTGAAGATCCTCGGCGACGCGCCGGGCATGGCCATGGGCGCGCTGTACCAGGCGACCGCCCAGGCGCTCGCGAACGCGGCCCACAACGCCACGACCGCGCAGCAGAACGCCAACACGATCCTGCAGGCGACGACCACCCAGGGCGTCGCGCTGCTCTACGGCGTCGACACGGCGTCGACGTCGGTCGGCATCGCCGAGATCCTCGCCGCCGGCAAGAAGTGA
- a CDS encoding helix-turn-helix transcriptional regulator, producing the protein MTQQVRSIRIERTLAIDLDEPPDHHDRRLVPDLRRLAAMLDHEVPPTAEAAELVRAVWRGLVDGGWALLDSFEQDDRWFVVARKRATADPRAALTARERQVLALAVQGHSNKVAAFELGLTTSTIATYLRRAMTKLNLASRAELVQALPIAALGEGR; encoded by the coding sequence ATGACCCAGCAGGTCCGGTCCATCCGCATCGAGCGCACCCTCGCGATCGACCTCGACGAGCCGCCCGATCACCACGACCGCCGGCTCGTGCCCGACCTGCGCCGCCTGGCGGCGATGCTCGATCACGAGGTCCCGCCGACGGCCGAGGCCGCCGAGCTGGTGCGCGCGGTGTGGCGCGGCCTGGTCGACGGCGGCTGGGCCCTGCTCGACTCGTTCGAGCAGGACGACCGCTGGTTCGTGGTCGCGCGCAAGCGCGCCACCGCCGATCCGCGCGCGGCGCTCACCGCGCGCGAGCGCCAGGTGCTCGCGCTGGCCGTGCAAGGGCACTCGAACAAGGTCGCCGCGTTCGAGCTCGGCCTGACGACCTCGACGATCGCGACCTACCTGCGCCGCGCGATGACCAAGCTCAACCTCGCGTCACGCGCCGAGCTGGTGCAGGCGCTGCCGATCGCCGCCCTCGGAGAAGGCCGATGA
- a CDS encoding response regulator transcription factor: MSKIDRTETGLELRAWTLEVHGELVAVVSAPARGRALAHELTIAERDIVAGLVRGESNRRIAQRRGTSERTVANQIAALFQKLNVMSRAELLVLVRDG, translated from the coding sequence ATGTCGAAGATCGACCGAACCGAGACGGGGCTCGAGCTGCGCGCGTGGACGCTCGAGGTCCACGGCGAGCTCGTGGCCGTGGTCAGCGCGCCCGCCCGCGGCCGCGCGCTCGCGCACGAGCTGACGATCGCCGAGCGCGACATCGTCGCGGGGCTCGTGCGCGGCGAATCGAACCGGCGCATCGCGCAGCGGCGCGGCACGTCCGAACGCACGGTCGCGAACCAGATCGCGGCGCTGTTCCAGAAGCTCAACGTGATGTCGCGCGCCGAGCTGCTCGTGCTCGTGCGCGACGGCTGA
- a CDS encoding RebB family R body protein translates to MARKVLLTETVTAELVAGPPPPPPDDAPRRPHRHGGHDADVTVAVVGVAPGVALAEQMIALSSSLGLAAHNATTFQANHATVLGASTVVAVATLLSVKR, encoded by the coding sequence ATGGCGCGCAAGGTGCTCCTGACCGAGACGGTCACGGCCGAGCTCGTCGCGGGCCCGCCGCCGCCGCCGCCGGACGACGCGCCGCGCCGACCGCACCGCCACGGCGGCCACGACGCCGACGTCACCGTCGCCGTGGTCGGCGTCGCGCCGGGCGTCGCGCTGGCCGAACAGATGATCGCGCTCAGCAGCAGCCTCGGGCTCGCGGCCCACAACGCAACCACGTTCCAGGCCAACCACGCGACCGTGCTCGGCGCCAGCACCGTGGTGGCGGTCGCGACGCTGCTGAGCGTCAAGCGCTGA
- a CDS encoding SDR family NAD(P)-dependent oxidoreductase, which produces MSRPLAPLGVDLSGQAIVVTGATAGIGHEAALELARLGAAVTVVGRTRAKAEAAIAALAARGAAVERLTPEHADLGRLDDVRALADRLAARLPRLDVLLNNAGCYPGARVLTPAGLEESWVTNVLAYEILTTRLRDAVVAARGRVVYTASTMAGDLDVDDLAWTRRGWSGIKAYRQSKQANRMLAWAWARRLDGSGATINVAHPGGVRTNIAHRQRGLWGVLNRLAFLTQRSPRRGADTLVWLAGGAEVAGTSAGFYKDRRAIPCQWRDDVDAQERLWALCQAQLAAA; this is translated from the coding sequence ATGTCCCGCCCGCTCGCGCCGCTCGGCGTCGATCTCTCCGGTCAGGCGATCGTCGTCACCGGCGCCACCGCTGGCATCGGCCACGAGGCCGCGCTCGAGCTGGCCCGGCTCGGCGCCGCGGTCACCGTGGTCGGGCGCACGCGCGCCAAGGCCGAGGCCGCGATCGCGGCGCTGGCGGCGCGCGGCGCCGCGGTCGAGCGGCTCACGCCCGAGCACGCCGATCTCGGCCGGCTCGATGACGTGCGCGCCCTGGCCGACCGGCTGGCGGCGCGCTTGCCGCGCCTCGACGTGCTGCTCAACAACGCCGGCTGCTACCCGGGCGCGCGGGTGCTGACGCCCGCCGGCCTCGAGGAGAGCTGGGTCACGAACGTGCTGGCGTACGAGATCCTGACGACCCGGCTGCGCGACGCGGTGGTCGCGGCGCGCGGGCGCGTCGTCTACACCGCGTCGACGATGGCCGGCGATCTCGACGTCGACGATCTGGCGTGGACGCGCCGGGGCTGGAGCGGCATCAAGGCCTACCGCCAGAGCAAGCAGGCCAACCGCATGCTGGCGTGGGCGTGGGCGCGGCGGCTCGACGGGTCGGGCGCGACGATCAACGTCGCGCACCCCGGCGGCGTGCGCACCAACATCGCGCACCGCCAGCGCGGGCTGTGGGGCGTGCTCAACCGGCTGGCGTTCTTGACCCAGCGCAGCCCGCGCCGCGGCGCCGACACGCTGGTGTGGCTGGCCGGCGGCGCCGAGGTCGCCGGCACCAGCGCCGGCTTCTACAAGGACCGCCGCGCCATCCCGTGCCAGTGGCGCGACGACGTCGACGCGCAGGAGCGGCTGTGGGCGCTGTGCCAGGCGCAGCTCGCGGCCGCGTGA
- a CDS encoding RebB family R body protein, translated as MADIVNSQITDAVTQTNVQILGSAPGSAMGNLLQATANALGNAAHNATAAGQNANTVLQAVTTQGVALMYGVDTAAESVGIAEILRATKPPYP; from the coding sequence ATGGCCGACATTGTGAACTCGCAGATCACCGACGCCGTCACCCAGACCAACGTGCAGATCCTGGGCAGCGCGCCCGGCAGCGCGATGGGCAACCTGTTGCAGGCCACCGCGAACGCGCTCGGCAACGCCGCGCACAACGCGACCGCCGCAGGCCAGAACGCCAACACCGTCCTGCAGGCGGTCACCACCCAGGGCGTCGCGCTGATGTATGGCGTCGACACCGCGGCCGAGTCGGTCGGGATCGCCGAGATCCTCCGCGCGACCAAGCCGCCGTACCCGTGA
- a CDS encoding NUDIX hydrolase yields the protein MHAYAAVVRRSPGSPAEVLLGQKNIYLPPHGRYQFVTIGRSAVQYVLPGGLVRSGEQPIDAAVRELGDLGVKLDPSALSPLCADSVDTFFQVTNPTGVEADAINLAIGEGRTGSLAYNNVRWFQLDAALCALGNKTENHQLPWVSSQLVRSINAGFAREHIGRRANEDHVRYARALAQLLLDVLTPRATPTSPVGPFMMGPS from the coding sequence ATGCACGCCTACGCCGCCGTCGTCCGCCGCAGCCCCGGCTCGCCCGCCGAGGTGCTGCTGGGCCAGAAGAACATCTACCTGCCGCCCCACGGCCGCTACCAGTTCGTCACGATCGGCCGCAGCGCGGTGCAGTACGTCCTGCCCGGCGGCCTGGTGCGCAGCGGCGAGCAGCCGATCGACGCCGCGGTGCGCGAGCTCGGCGACCTGGGCGTGAAGCTCGACCCGAGCGCGCTGTCCCCCCTGTGCGCCGACAGCGTCGACACGTTCTTCCAGGTCACCAACCCGACCGGCGTCGAGGCCGACGCGATCAACCTCGCCATCGGCGAGGGCCGCACCGGGTCGCTCGCGTACAACAACGTCCGCTGGTTCCAGCTCGACGCCGCGCTGTGCGCGCTCGGCAACAAGACCGAGAACCACCAGCTGCCCTGGGTCAGCTCGCAGCTGGTCCGCTCGATCAACGCCGGGTTCGCGCGCGAGCACATCGGCCGCCGCGCCAACGAGGACCACGTGCGCTACGCGCGCGCGCTGGCCCAGCTGCTGCTGGACGTGCTCACCCCCCGGGCCACGCCGACGTCCCCGGTCGGCCCGTTCATGATGGGCCCGTCATGA
- a CDS encoding SET domain-containing protein, whose translation MSDVSSWEPLPLRVASAAPEAVPALLAWAADGGAAFEPIELRVDAAGNRSVYARRAVAAGAPLVVVPRRLMITDVDLGGDEAVAAVRGFDAMMHSRHSPMALWLARARAVGAGPWTTYLDALPQASPWVPAFRPASALAPLAGTFALDVVREVAAGYRDDHDLATTLVAELADLPLAEFAWGRAIAASRCFRIASADGGARALVPVADMFDHGRVDATWAYDDSAGAFTVRAARALDAGQEIQISYGAHDNAKFVASYGFAVDGNPEDEVALDLTTATGVASAPVGTIYDHRFHRAFELARIWPDGPDAEAARTRLAAAAMARRAAIALASTPADVDPAWARTCAVVRAGECAILDAVVTFVTGLTAADDARAPAAWRDVAAAIPSTAVGVDRLRRSYALVAAGELP comes from the coding sequence GTGTCCGACGTGTCGAGCTGGGAGCCGCTGCCGCTGCGGGTCGCGTCGGCGGCGCCGGAGGCGGTGCCGGCGCTCTTGGCGTGGGCGGCCGACGGCGGCGCCGCGTTCGAGCCGATCGAGCTCCGCGTCGACGCCGCCGGGAACCGCAGCGTGTACGCGCGCCGGGCGGTCGCCGCGGGGGCGCCGCTGGTGGTCGTGCCGCGACGGCTGATGATCACCGACGTCGACCTCGGCGGCGACGAGGCGGTCGCCGCGGTGCGCGGGTTCGACGCGATGATGCACTCGCGCCACAGCCCGATGGCGCTGTGGCTGGCGCGGGCGCGCGCCGTCGGCGCGGGACCCTGGACGACGTACCTCGACGCGCTGCCGCAGGCGTCGCCGTGGGTGCCGGCGTTCCGGCCGGCGTCGGCCCTGGCGCCGCTGGCCGGGACCTTCGCGCTCGACGTGGTGCGGGAGGTGGCGGCCGGCTATCGCGACGACCACGACCTGGCGACCACCCTGGTCGCCGAGCTGGCCGACCTGCCGCTGGCCGAGTTCGCGTGGGGCCGCGCGATCGCGGCCAGCCGGTGCTTCCGGATCGCCAGCGCCGACGGCGGCGCGCGCGCGCTGGTCCCGGTCGCCGACATGTTCGATCACGGGCGCGTCGACGCGACCTGGGCGTACGACGATAGCGCTGGCGCGTTCACGGTCCGCGCCGCGCGCGCGCTCGACGCCGGGCAGGAGATCCAGATCTCCTATGGCGCCCACGACAACGCGAAGTTCGTCGCGTCGTACGGCTTCGCGGTCGACGGCAACCCCGAGGACGAGGTCGCGCTCGACCTGACCACCGCGACCGGCGTGGCCAGCGCGCCGGTCGGGACGATCTACGATCATCGCTTCCACCGCGCGTTCGAGCTGGCGCGGATCTGGCCCGACGGGCCCGACGCCGAGGCCGCCCGGACCCGGCTGGCCGCGGCCGCGATGGCGCGCCGCGCGGCGATCGCGCTGGCGTCGACGCCGGCCGACGTCGATCCGGCCTGGGCGCGGACCTGCGCGGTGGTCCGGGCCGGCGAGTGCGCGATCCTCGACGCGGTCGTCACGTTCGTCACCGGCCTGACCGCGGCCGACGATGCCCGCGCGCCCGCGGCCTGGCGCGACGTCGCCGCGGCGATCCCGTCCACGGCGGTCGGGGTCGACCGCCTGCGCCGCAGCTACGCGCTGGTCGCGGCCGGCGAGCTCCCGTGA